In Halichondria panicea chromosome 13, odHalPani1.1, whole genome shotgun sequence, one genomic interval encodes:
- the LOC135346564 gene encoding uncharacterized protein LOC135346564 yields MTTTSSSTSSTGTPPISSTNPTTTPTTLNPMTTPTTLNTMIANSVQAALGAVLPTIINAMDQRIQAAVQQHRPSSVSPSVSPPVPPSVPSSIPTISASGSGTPRSPTSGPVVSTGTAGRRAAVVSPTELAGMGNELNPRLAIPLLETQAAELMHHGIAANTQKLYTSAQKIYLSFCQRLSFVPLPATEDTLILFVTELAQSRAHSTIRSYLSGVRHLHIIHGHKNPLQDSPRLHLVCKGIQRIKPKSSQPRLPVTPLILRLLKQQLQPLDDFDNAMIWAAACAAFFGFLRSAEFCSSALLLSDVAIDNREHPTTISLFIKCSKTDQFHQGTNIYLSKTDTDLCPVTAIKKYLTLRQQPDGPLFISQQGVPLTREVFITKVQGALSRAGVNPDFYKSHSFRIGAATTAAAQGISDSTIKTLGRWSSDAFQAYIKIPRQDFAEITKSLVTGRNT; encoded by the exons ATGACCACTACCTCTTCGAGCACATCCTCAACTGGAACACCGCCGATCAGTTCCACCAACCCGACGACAACTCCGACAACTCTCAACCCGATGACAACTccgacaactctcaacaccatGATTGCCAATTCTGTCCAGGCAGCCCTCGGCGCGGTGTTACCAACGATCATCAACGCAATGGACCAGCGGATTCAGGCAGCAGTCCAACAACACCGCCCCTCATCAGTCTCACCATCAGTCTCACCACCAGTCCCACCATCAGTCCCCTCATCGATCCCAACCATCTCTGCTTCCGGCTCGGGTACCCCACGGAGTCCCACCTCAGGCCCGGTTGTCAGCACCGGAACGGCAG GCAGACGAGCAGCCGTCGTTAGCCCCACAGAGCTTGCAGGAATGGGTAATGAACTCAACCCCCGACTGGCTATCCCCTTGTTGGAGACACAAGCTGCAGAATTAATGCACCACGGGATTGCTGCCAACACACAAAAATTATACACATCAGCTCAAAAAATATATTTATCATTTTGTCAACGGCTGTCTTTCGTCCCCCTCCCAGCAACCGAAGACACTTTAATTTTATTTGTGACCGAACTGGCACAGTCTAGAGCGCATTCTACTATACGGTCCTACTTATCGGGAGTTCGACACTTACACATTATTCACGGGCACAAGAACCCACTACAAGATTCCCCACGTCTGCACTTAGTTTGCAAAGGCATTCAACGTATCAAACCAAAATCAAGTCAGCCAAGACTGCCGGTCACCCCTCTCATTCTCCGACTCCTAAAACAACAACTGCAACCTTTAGATGACTTCGACAACGCAATGATATGGGCAGCAGCCTGCGCGGCTTTCTTTGGGTTTTTGAGATCAGCCGAGTTCTGCTCCTCAGCCCTCCTCCTATCAGACGTGGCAATCGACAACCGGGAACATCCCACGACGATATCACTGTTCATCAAATGCTCCAAAACAGATCAGTTCCACCAAGGTACGAATATTTATCTTTCAAAAACTGACACCGACCTCTGCCCAGTAACAGCAATCAAAAAGTATTTAACTTTGCGTCAGCAGCCAGATGGCCCGCTGTTTATCTCACAGCAAGGCGTCCCCCTTACCAGAGAGGTATTCATCACAAAGGTTCAAGGGGCGCTAAGCCGAGCCGGAGTGAACCCAGACTTCTACAAAAGTCACTCCTTTCGAATCGGCGCAGCAACGACAGCAGCGGCTCAGGGCATCAGCGATTCCACCATTAAAACACTGGGTCGATGGTCCAGTGACGCCTTTCAAGCTTACATCAAGATACCGAGACAAGATTTTGCAGAGATCACGAAATCGCTCGTGACTGGTCGGAACACTTAA
- the LOC135346555 gene encoding uncharacterized protein LOC135346555: MPLAGQKTNLTVIHNGVYPYTDDLRTMESYRHNRTAVTQQTQSHSPLCVTAWTKELQSHPDIEFKEYLTHGMRYGFRIGFDPSQPLRTTRTNMPSARLHPNVVQEYLDHECHEGRVIGPLAISDHPEVHVSRFGVIPKKHQPNKWRLILDLSHPDRDSINDGIDKQLCSMKYASIDDAARIVHALGRGSLMAKIDIAHAYRIVPISPLDHHLLGMAWGDSLFIDTALPFGLRSAPKIFCAIADTLEWILFNKGVSTCLHYIDDFFTAGQAGSGDCQQNLGSIIATCDQLGIPLAKHKVEGPVTVMTFLGIEIDTDHMLLRLPTDKLDRLQALVTSWISRKAATKREMLSLIGQLSHACKVVIPGRSFLRQLIDLASSRHQLDHWIRLNESFRADLYWWHLFLRRWNGTSLISTHATSANTIVLVSDASGTWGCGAFYSRSWLQCRWTHSWADINIAAKEFVPILLGLGTWGHKWTGSHIILRCDNMAVVSIINNKKCSDKLLAHLLRCCHYLYVHNLTSLSRLSTYREN; encoded by the coding sequence ATGCCCCTGGCTGGCCAAAAAACTAATCTCACAGTGATACACAACGGGGTTTATCCATATACTGACGATCTACGGACAATGGAGTCTTACCGGCACAATCGAACAGCTGTCACACAACAAACCCAATCACATTCCCCACTGTGTGTGACAGCGTGGACTAAGGAGCTGCAATCTCATCCAGACATAGAGTTTAAGGAATACTTGACTCACGGTATGCGATATGGATTCAGAATCGGTTTCGACCCCTCACAACCGTTACGAACTACTCGCACCAACATGCCCTCCGCTAGACTACATCCAAACGTCGTACAAGAATACCTTGACCACGAATGTCACGAGGGTCGTGTGATAGGCCCCTTGGCTATCTCCGATCATCCAGAGGTACACGTCAGCCGTTTTGGGGTCATCCCCAAGAAGCATCAACCCAACAAATGGCGCCTCATTCTCGATCTATCTCACCCAGACCGCGATAGTATCAACGACGGCATCGACAAACAACTCTGCTCCATGAAGTACGCTTCCATTGACGACGCTGCTCGTATCGTGCATGCACTAGGCCGAGGCAGCCTCATGGCCAAGATTGatatagcacatgcatacagaatAGTGCCCATCagtccattggaccaccatcTCTTGGGGATGGCGTGGGGCGACTCCCTTTTCATAGACACGGCTCTACCTTTTGGGCTTAGATCAGCACCAAAAATATTCTGTGCCATTGCCGACACTCTCGAATGGATTCTCTTCAACAAAGGCGTATCCACATGTTTGCACTACATCGATGATTTTTTCACTGCAGGACAGGCAGGCTCGGGAGACTGTCAACAAAACCTGGGGTCAATCATTGCCACTTGTGATCAGCTGGGTATCCCTCTGGCAAAACACAAAGTTGAGGGCCCAGTTACAGTGATGACCTTTCTGGGCATCGAAATTGACACTGATCACATGCTTCTACGACTGCCAACAGACAAACTCGACCGCTTACAGGCACTTGTGACAAGCTGGATTTCAAGAAAAGCAGCCACAAAAAGGGAGATGCTGTCACTCATAGGGCAACTCAGTCACGCATGCAAGGTAGTGATTCCGGGCAGATCCTTTTTACGCCAGCTGATTGACCTAGCATCATCCCGTCACCAACTGGACCACTGGATACGTCTTAACGAGTCGTTCAGGGCAGATCTGTACTGGTGGCACCTCTTCCTGAGGAGGTGGAACGGAACATCGTTAATTTCTACACATGCAACTTCGGCGAACACGATAGTCCTGGTGTCCGACGCCTCAGGCACATGGGGATGCGGGGCCTTCTACAGCAGATCGTGGCTACAATGCCGGTGGACACACTCGTGGGCAGACATTAATATTGCAGCAAAAGAGTTCGTTCCAATTCTATTAGGCCTAGGAACATGGGGTCACAAATGGACTGGCTCACATATTATTCTCAGATGCGACAACATGGCGGTAGTATCTATTATCAACAACAAAAAATGTTCAGACAAACTGCTCGCCCATCTGTTACGCTGCTGCCATTATCTATATGTGCACAATTTGACATCACTGTCACGGCTCAGCACATACAGGGAAAACTAA